ATCGGGTCGAACGCGGGCGTGTCGCACAACAACGGCGTGGCCGTCGGCTCCGGGTCGAAGAGTTCGGCCGAAGGCGCGACGGCGATCGGCTCCGGGTCGAATGCGTCGGGCAACCAGTCGGTCGCGATCGGTCAGGGCGCGAATGCGTCGGGTTCGAACTCGGTCGCGCTGGGCGCTGGCTCGACCGCGTACAGCGACGACACCGTGTCGGTCGGCTCCATCGACCGGACGCGCACGATCTCGAACGTGTCGGACGGTGTGAACGCAACCGACGTCGCGACGAAGGGTCAGCTCGATCGCGCGCTGGGCGGCGTCCAGGGCCAGATGAACGACCTGTCGCGCAACGCGTACTCCGGTATCGCCGCGGCCACCGCGCTGACGATGATCCCGGGCGTCGATCCGGGCAAGACGGTGTCGTTCGGTATCGGCGGCGCGACCTACAAGGGCTATCAGGCGGTGGCGTTCGGCGGCGAAGCCCGCATCACGCAGAACCTGAAGATGAAGGCCGGCGTGGGCATGTCGAGCGGCGGCAACACCGTCGGCGTGGGCGCTTCGTATCAGTGGTAAGCCGCCGGGCGGGGCCTCGCGCCCCGCCTGCGCAGGCGATCCGACTGACTCCATTCAACTTTTTCAGGCGTCCGCTTCACGGCGGACGTTTCACCATGACCATGAAAACCTTGTTGTTGCGCGCCGCATCGATCGGCGCGATCGCGATGGCGCTCGGTGCGTGTACGACGCAATCGGGCGTCACCTACGACATCCGTGCGGTGTCGATTCCCGGCAAGCCGGACACCGTATTCCGCGTGAGCTGCGACGGGCTGCTCGGCAGTGCGAACGCCTGCGCCCGCGCGGCGGAGGAATTCTGCCAGGGCAAGGGCTTCACGCCGCTCGAGATGATCGACCGCGTGTACAGCCGCGCGCCGATGAAGGACCCGCGCGAGATCACGTTCATGTGCGGCAAGCCGCAGCCGGTCGTGCAGGCCGCGCCGCCGGCGCCGCAGCCGCAACCGGCGCCGCAGCCGGTCCAGCAGCGCCAGGTGCTGCTGCAGGGCGACGCGAACTTCGCGTTCGACAGCGCGGCGTTGACGCCGGAAGCGCGCAGCCAGCTCGACCGCTTCGTGCAGATCAACAGCGGCGTCGAATTCCGCCGCGTGGCGATCACCGGCTTCACCGATTCGACGGGCAGCGACACGCACAATCTCGCGCTGTCGGCTTCGCGGGCCCGCAACGTGATGAACTACCTGCGCGGCAACGGCCTGAAGGCGCAGTCGTTCGTCTCCGAAGGCCTCGGCGCCGCCGATCCGGTCGCGTCCAACGCGACCGCGGAAGGCCGTGCGCAGAATCGCCGCGTCGAGATCCGGATCGATGCGAAGTAACGCGCAACGGATGACGCGCCACCGGTACGCGCGGGGACCCGGTCGGCGCTGAGCCGACGGAAGGACGCTCCCACCCGCCCGCCCTGTACCTGGAACCGCCCGCTCGTCACGAGCCGGCGGTTTTTTTCATGGCGGTGCGCGGCGCGCCCGCCGCCGCCGGCCGGGCGATGGCTGATGCGCCCGTTTTCGTGCGAAGATAGCGCCCAATTACGATCCACGACGCCGCGATGCGCGCCGTCGCCGCCCGCCGGGCGGCGCCGGCCGCGACGATTGCCGCGCAAATCTGGACGACTATGGGAAGCTATCTGATACGCGTGGTACTGGCCGACGACCACCCGGCGATGCTGGTCGGTGTCGAGCACGGCCTGTCGTCGGTGCCGACGATCCAGTTGACCGGCAAGGCCGTCAATTCGACCGAGTTGATCCGGCTCGTCGAGGCCGGCGTGTGCGACGTCGTGGTGTCCGACTATGCGATGCCGGGCAGCGCGCACGGCGACGGCATCACGCTGTTCTCCTATCTCCAGCGCAATCACCCGGCCGTGAAGCTGGTCGTGCTGACCATGCTCGACAACCCGGCCGTGATCGGCGCGCTGACCCGGCTCGGCATCGAGTGCATCGTCAGCAAGTCCGACACGATCGATCACCTGATTCCCGCGATTCATGCGGCCGCGACGGGCGGCACCTATTACTCGCCGTCGGTGGAGAAGGTCGTGCGGACGCTCACGTCGCATTCGAGCGCGCGGGCCGCCGACCAGAAGCGCGATCTGAGCGACCGCGAGCTCGAAGTCGTGCGGCTCTATGCGTCGGGCCTCACGGTCAACGAGATCGCGGACAAACTCAGCCGCAGCAAGAAGACGATCAGCACGCAGAAGGCGCGCGCGATGGAAAAGCTCGGGATCGACAAGGACATCGATTTGTTGCGTTACGCGATCGAGCACGGGATCGTCGCCGCATCGGCCAGCGAAGGGCGGGGCGGCGACGCGAAAGAGGAAGGCGGCGTCGATCCGGCCTGACGGCGCGCGACGAGGCCGGCCGCGCGGGATGGCGGCCATGACGGAAGGTGAGCGCGCCTGTTCGTACCGACGCACCGATGCCCCGGCACCGTCAGGTTGCCGGGGCTTTCCGTTTCAGATCGCGGCAGCGGCGTTACGCGCTGGCTTCGTCGCCGCGCACCGGCGGCGCATAGCCGTAGTCGGTCACGAGCCCGCAGGCGATCGCATAGCGCACCAGGTCGACGTCGCGCTCGATGCCGAGCTTCTGCATCGCCGAGCTTTTCTGCGTGCTGATCGTCTTCTTGCTGCGATTGAGCTTCTCCGCGATCTCGTTGACCGACAGCCCCGATGCGAAGAGGCGAATCACCTCCACCTCGCGCACCGACAGCGCGGGCGCCTTGCCGCCGACGCTGCCGGTGTTGCGCAGGATCCGGTCCATCGACGGCGACAGGTAGCGTCCGTTCGTATAGGCCGCGTGGATCGCCATCGTCAGGTGATTGGGCATGTCCGACTTGCTGACGATGCACGCGATGCCGATGTCGATCAGCGCGCGCAGCGCCACCGCGTTCTCCATCATCGTCATCACGACGATCTTCAGCCCCGGAAAGCGCTTGAGCAGGGTCGTGAACATCGCGAGGCCGTCGCCGTATTCGGTGCCGGGCATCGCGTAGTCGGACACCAGCACGTCGCACGGATGGGTCGACAGCGCGTCCATCAGCTCCGTCGAGTTGTGCGCGGTCGCGACCACCGCGACGGTGTTCGTGGCCGACAGTTCGTAGCGGGCGCCGATGACGACGGCCGGATGGTCGTCGGCGATCACGATGCGAATGGGGAAGGTTCTGTTCATGTTGGTTTCACGCGTCGCGCCGCACCCGGCGGCGCGCGTGTCTCGCTCGGTTGAAAGAAGGAAATCGGCGTATGCGGGCCACCGCGGGGCGCGCGATGAAAAGCCGCGCGTGAGGCGGACGCGCCGACGGCCGGTGGCGACTCCTGGCGGAATCGGCACCGGCCGTCGGCCGAACGGCGGGGGAGGACTCCCCCGCGTCGGGTCGATGCTCCGCGCGAGGCGGAGCGATCGGGTCAGAACTCATAGCCGACCTGGGCACGCACGCCCACGTCGCCGACCGACGTGATCGACGTCGCGCCGTTCACGAGCCAGTTGCCGCTGCGCGACCGGTAGGTGGCGCCGGCGGCGATCGCCGAGCCGCTCTTGAAGTTCGCGGCGCCGACCGCGACGACGGTCTTGCCCGGCTGCGACGGCGTCATGTTCGGCATCGCCATCGCCGCCGCGATACCGGCGTACGCGTTCTTCGCGACGTCGTTGATCGCGCGGTTCGTGTCGTTGAAGCGCTGGTCGACCGATTCCATCGCGCGGTCGAGCTGGCCCTTCGTCGCCGCGTCGGACGCGTTGATGCCGTCCGCGATGTTGACGAGCCGGCGGTTGCCTTCTGCCGTGCCGTCACCGAACGACACGGTATTGGCTTCCGTCGCGACCGAACCCTGACCGATCGCGACCGAGCCGCTGCCGGTGGCCGACGCGCCCTGGCCCAGCGCCGTGCTGTCCTTGCCGGATGCAACCGCGCCCTGGCCCAGCGCCGTGCCGTTTTCGCCGGACGCGACCGCGCCCTGGCCGACGGCCGAACCGTTGTTGCCCGACGCGACCGCACCCTGGCCGACGGCCGAGCTGTTGCTGCCCGATGCCGTCGAGCCCTGGCCGATGGCCGACCCGTTGCTGCCCGATGCGACCGCACCCTGGCCAACGGCGGAACTGTTCTCGCCCGACGCGAGCGCCTTCTCGCCGAGTGCCGAGCTGTTCTCGCCCGAAGCCACCGCGCCCTCGCCGACCACCGTCGAGCCGTCGCCCGTGCCCGGGCCGCCCGTGCCGGGATTCGTCTCGAGTTCGCCGAGACGGTCGGACAGATCGTCGAAGCGGTTCGACAGGTCGCCGAACTGGCCGCTCAGCTCGCCGTACTGCTTCGCGAACTGCTCCTGCAGGTCGAACAGCTGGCTGCCGTTGATTGCGTCCATGCTCGTCGCGCTGATTTCGCCCGCGGCGACGCGCTGCAGCTTCGTGCCGAACGTGCCGGCGAACGTCACCGTGTCGAAGTTCAGGCCAGAGTCGTACGTGACCGCGCCGACTTCCTTGCCCGTGTAGTCGATCAGGCCGGTGGCGCGGAGCTGCGACACCGTCACGACGTCGTCGTCGTCCACGCCGTTCGCGACGCCGGACAGCACGCGCGCGCCGCCGGTGCCCGCGAAGTTCACCACCGAGCCGCCCGTATTCGCGCCGACCGTGATGCCGCCCGTCATCGCGTCCTGCTGGACGAGGCCGAGCGTGCCGCTTTCAAGCTGCTCGGAGAGCTTCTTGAGGCCGCCTTCGTTGGTCGTGACACGGCCGTCGAGGTTGGTGACGACGTCGCCGACCGAGTTGACGATCTTCGTGCCGCCGCTGCCGTCACCGACGGTGAAGACAGGCGCAGAGATCGAGCCGTCCGGGTTCACCGTCGCGCCGCCGCCGATCGCCGAAGCGACGCTGTCGGACACGCCATGCAGCTGCGAACCGTTGACGGCTTCGGTGCTCGTCGCCGACACGTCGCCGGCCGCGACACCCTTGAGCGTGCGTGCACCGGTCTTGCTGCTGAAGTCCACGGCGTTGCCGTCGGTGTTCGCGCCGACCGTGATGTCGTCGCCGGGTTTCGCCTGCTGGACGAGACCGAGCGTGCCGCTGCCGATATCGTCGGCCAGCTTCTTGATGTCGCCTTCGTTGGTCGTGACGCGGCCGTCGAGGTTGGTGACGACGTCGCCGACGGAGTTGACGATCTTCGTGCCGCCGCTGCCGTCGCCGACGGTGAAGGACGGTGCGGAGATCGAGCCGTCCGGGTTCACCGTCGAGCCGCCGCCGATCGCCGACGCGACGCTGTCGGACACGCCATGCAGCTGCGAACCGTTGACGGCTTCGGTGCTCGTCGCCGACACGTCGCCGGCCGCGACGCCCTTGAGCGTGCGTGCGCCGGTCTTGCTGCTGAAGTCCACGGCGTTGCCGTCGGTGTTCGCGCCGACCGTGATGTCGTCGCCGGGCTTCGCCTGCTGGACGAGACCGAGCGTGCCGCTGCCGATATCGTCGGCCAGCTTCTTGATGTCGCCTTCGTTGGTCGTGACACGGCCGTCGAGGTTGGTGACGACGTCGCCGACCGAGTTGACGATCTTCGTGCCGCCGCTGCCGTCGCCGACGGTGAAGGACGGGGCGGAGATCGAGCCGTCCGGGTTCACCGTCGCGCCGCCGCCGATCGCCGAGGCGACGCTGTCGGACACGCCATGCAGCTGCGAACCGTTGACGGCTTCGGTGCTGGTGGCCGACACGTCGCCTGCCGCGACACCCTTGAGCGTGCGCGCGCCGGTCTTGCTGCTGAAGTCCACGGCGTTGCCGTCGGTGTTCGCGCCGACCGTGATGTCGTCGCCGGGTTTCGCCTGCTGGACGAGGCCGAGCGTGCCGCTGCCGATGTCGTCGGCCAGCTTCTTGATGTCGCCTTCGTTGGTCGTCGTGCGGCCGTCGAGGTTGGTGACGACGTCGCCGACCGAATTGACGATCTTCGTGCCGCCGCTGCCGTCGCCGACGGTGAAGGACGGTGCGGAGATCGAGCCGTCCGGGTTCACCGCCGCGCCGCCGCCGATCGCCGTGGCGACGCTGTCGGACACGCCATGCAGTTGCGAGCCGTTGATGGCTTCGGTGCTGGTGGCCGACACGTCGCCTGCCGCGACACCCTTGAGCGTGCGTGCGCCGGTCTTGCTGCTGAAGTCCACGGCGTTGCCGTCGGTGTTCGCGCCGACGGTGATGTCGTCGCCGGGCTTCGCCTGCTGGACGAGACCGAGCGTGCCGCTGCCGATGTCGTCGGCAAGCTTCTTGATGTCGCCTTCGTTGGTTGTGACGCGGCCGTCGAGATTGGTGACGGCGTCGCCGACCGAGTTGACGATCTTCGTGCCGCCGCTGCCGTCGCCGACGGTGAAGGACGGTGCGGAGATCGAGCCGTCCGGGTTCACCGTCGCGCCGCCGCCGATCGCCTTCGCGACGCTGTCGGACACGCCGTGCAGTTGCGAGCCGTTGACGGCTTCGGTGCTCGTTGCCGACACGTCGCCTGCCGCGACGCCCTTGAGCGTGCGTGCAGTGCCGCCGGTCGCGCTGAAGTCTACGGCGGTGCCGTCGGTATTCGCGCCGACGGTGATGTCATCGCCCGGGTTGGCCTGCTGCACGAGGCCGGTGGTCCCGCTTTCGAGCTTGCTCAACTTGTCGTCGAGGTCGCCGATCTGCTTGGTATGGCCGGCGACCGTGCTGACCGTCGACGACAGGCCGGTGCTCAGGCCCGCGACGGTGCTGTTGGTCGACGAGAGTCCGGTGCTCAGTCCCGCAACGGTGCTGTTGGTCGACGACAAGCCGGTGCTCAGGCTCGAGACCGTGACGTTGGTCGCGGCGATCGCGTTGTTCGTCTTCGTGAACTCGGCCGTCATCTGGCCGAGGTTCACGGCGTCCGTGGGCTGCGTGCCGTCAGCCACGTTGGTGATCTGCCGACGCAGCGTCGACGAGCCGACCGATACGCTGTTGTCGCGGTCCGTGGTCGCGCCGGCGCCGAGCGCCACCGAATCGGTATGGGACGCCTTTGCGTTGACACCCAGTGCAACGCCATGCGAGCCGCTAGCGTTCGCACCATTGCCGACCGCGACGGCGGCGCCGCCTGCGCTGCTGGCCTGGAAGCCGAGTGCCGTGCTGTTGTTGCCACTGGCCAGTGCGCTGTTGCCGAAGGCCGTTGCGTATGTTCCCGAGGCGCTGGTTTTCGTGCCGATGGCGAGCGAGGCCGTGCCGGCTTGCGCGGCGTCCGTGCTGTTGCTCGTGTCGATCTTGACGTACGTATCGTCGACCTTCGTCGACAACGCCTTATTCATCTGGCCGACGTTCACGGCGTCGTTGTCTTCCGTGCCCGCGGCGACGTTGACGATCTGGCGCGTGAACGTGCGGCCGTCGGCGTTCGCTACACCGGCGCCAACCGATACGGAATTGGCGCGATCGGCCACTGAGCCATAGCCCAGCGCGACGGCGTCCGTCGCCGAGGCGCTGGTGAGTGTGCCAATTGCAACGGAGCGCGCGCCGGTGACGAGTGCCCCCCGGCCGCTGGTGGTCGCGCCGCCGAGCGCAACGCTGTAGTCGGCGCTCGCCGTGGAATTGCTGCCGATCGAGATCGAACTCGAGTTGTTCGCGGTGGCCAGTCGGCCGAGCGCGACAGAATAGCCCCCTGCGGCAGAAGAGTCGGCACCGATGGCGGTCGAGTTCGAATTTGCCGCTCGAGCGTTCACACCAAGCGCCATGGCATTAGTTGCCCCGCTGACGACAGCCGCCGACTGACCGATCGCGGTCGAGCCCGTACCGCCCGATGTCGCGCTCGCCCCGATCGCCACCGCGCCGGTGTTCGTTGCGGAAGACGCGCGTCCGAATGCCAGCGCATCTTCGACCGTTGCCGACGCTTGATATCCGATTGCGGTCGTGTACCGCCCGGCGGTTTGCGCGGCACTGCCGATCGCAATCTGCCGGTCGCTGATGTCGTTGTTCTTGGCGCTCGCGCCGATTGCAATCGAATGTACGCCACTCGCAGTCGTGGCCGAGCCCACGGCAACCGAACTACCACCGGCACCGACCACGGTCTGACCGATGGCGACCGCATTGGCGCCCGATGCCGTTGCGCCGGCGTTGGTGCTATTGACCTTCACATACGTCGTGTCGTCCGCCGCCATCGTGCCGATCAGGCCCATCGTCCCGATCGCGCCGTCATTGGCCGCCTTGCACACCCCCGCCGCATCGACCGTCCCGCTCGATCCGTCTTCCGTCGTGCACGTTTCCGCCGCGGCCGCGCCACCGATCGCCGCGCCGCCCAGCGCGATCGCGATCACCGCTTGCCGTGCCGCGCGCGCCGAGCCCTTCGAATGCGACTTCGCCGTTTCGGCCGCGGCCGTCCACGTGTTGGTCACGGCATTCCAGACGCTGCGATAAGTCTTGTTCATGTCCCTACTCCTTACAGTTTGTCAGTTCACAAACCGATGGTAGGGATCGGCCTCGTCCTAATCAGTCGTCCCTGGCTGATTCGAGATAGCGACCGTGTAGGCCCAGTCCTACGCGCGTGACGACGCGCCGCGGGCCTGCGCCGCGGAACGAAAGGCGATGGAGGGAGGAGGCCGGCGCGCGAGGGCCGGCCGTGCGGGATTCAGGTAGCCGGCGCCTGCGTCGCGCGCCGCTGCAGCGCTTCGCGCGCGAGCGCGTCCGCTTCGGCGAGCCGCGCATCGAACGACGTCAGGTCGCCGCCGTGCACGATGGCCTGCAGTTCGCCGATCGCGTCGGCCACCGCATGTTCGTGAATCGTCGCGAACGCGCCGCGCAGCGAATGCAGTTCGTGACGCAGCGCGGCGATATCGTTGCGCGATGCCGCGTCGTGCATCGCCGCGACCGATTGCGCGCGACTCGCTTCGAGCAGCGCATGCACGTCCGGCGGCAGCGGACCTTGCGCGAGATCGACGAGCGTGTGCCGGGCTGGCGCCTGCGCAGCGGCCGTCTGCGCGTAACGCCGCACGGTGCGGTCGATCGTATCGAGCAGCACCGGCTTGACCAGCACCGCGACGATCCCCGCTTCCGCACAGCGCGCATGCTCGGCCGCGCTCGCATGCGCGGTGACGGCGACGATCGGCAGCCCCGGATACTGCGCACGCAGCACGTGCGCGAGCGTATAGCCGTCCATCCCCGGCATGTTCAGATCGGTCATCACGAGGTCGTAGCGCGTGTCCGCGCAGCGCCGCAACGCCGCCGCGCCTTCGTCGGCCGCATCGGCCGCGTAGCCGAGCGTGACGAGTTGCCCTTGCAGCAGCGTGCGGTTCACGGGGTGATCGTCGACCACCAGCACGCGCGCGGCGACGCTCGGCAGCGCCGCATCGCCGGCCTGCGCGGCATCGTGCTCGGCGATCTGCGCATCGGTGGCCGCGCGCAGCGGCAGCGTGACGACGAACGTGCTGCCCTTGCCGGGTTCGCTCTTCACGTCGACCGTGCCGTGCATCATCTGCGTGAGCTGCTTCGTCAGCGCGAGCCCGAGGCCCGTGCCGCCGTAGCGGCGCGTGATCGACGTGTCGGCCTGCGTGAACGGGCGGAACAGCGCCGCGCGCTGCGCGTCGGTCATGCCGATGCCCGTGTCGCTGACGCCGATCGCGACCGGCGATTCGGGATCCGTATCGTCGCGCAGGTAGACCTCGAGCGTGATTTCCCCGTGGTTCGTGAACTTGATCGCGTTGCCGACGAGGTTCGCGGCGATCTGCCGGATGCGCGTCGGATCGCCGACGTAGCGCGACGCGAGCGCGTCGTCGACGAACACGTCGAACTGCAACCCTTTCGCGGCCGCGAGCGGCTCGAACATCGCGCCGGTTTGCCGGATCGTCTCCGCGAGATCGAACGGGATCGCCTCGATCGTCATCTGGCCGGCCTCGATCTTCGACAGGTCGAGAATGTCGTTGATCAGATCGAGCAGCACCGACGACGCGCCCTCGACCGTATGCAGCCGCTCGAGCTGCGACTCGGCGAGCGGTTCGCGGCCGATCAGTTCGAGGTTGCCGAGGATCGCATTGAGCGGCGTGCGGATCTCGTGGCTCATCGTCGCGAGGAACGCGGACTTCGCGTCGTTCGCGGCGTCGGCGGCGCGCGCCGCTTCGTCGAGCCGGCGCTCGATGTTCTTCTGCGACGTGATGTCGGAGAAGTTGCACAGCACGACGTCCCTGTCGCGAAAGCGCGTGCGCACGAGGTTGACGAGCAGGTCGACCGCCTCGCCGGCGGCGGTGGGCAGCGTCACGTGCAGATCGGGTTGCCACGCGGCGGCGGTGGGCGAGCGGTCGAAGCGTTCGAGCAGCCGCGCCGGCAACGATGGTTCGCCCGCGCGGCGCGCATCGTAGTCGCGCATCGTGTCGTTCTGCAGCAGCACCGCGCCGTCGGCCAGCGACAGCAGCGCGATGCCGGACGGCGCGGCTTCGACGATCGTCCGGTTCAGGTTCTCGCTGTCGATCACGCGCCGCGTGCGCGCGTCGTCGGGTTTCAGCACGCGGCGGTCGAAGCGCACGAGCAGCCACCAGACGAGCGCGATCACGGCCAGCATGACCGCGATGTACCAGCCGGCGCGCAGACCGATCGTCGCGAGCAGCGAGCGCAGCGTGAACGCCTGCACGAGCGTCCAGTCGGTTTCGGCGATCGGCTGGCTCAGCGAGAACAGCCCGTCGCCGAACGCGGTGCGCGGCCCGCCGCGCCGGACGGCTTCGCGCGTATGCGCGCCGAGCCGCTCGACGGCCGCGCGCGTGGCATCGTCGTCGGCCGCGGTGCCGGCGCGCAGCAGCGTGCGGCCGTGCGCGTCGACGACGATCGCGGCGTCGGTCGTGTCGCCCGTCGACAGCCGCGTGCGCAACACGTCGACCGGCAGCGTCGACAGGAACACGGCGCGCGGCGTTTGCGCGTCGTACACGGCGCCGGCGATGCGGAACACGTCGCGCCGCTGCACGGGGTCGTAGACGGGCGGATGCCATTCGTATTGCCCGGGCGGCGGCGTGCCGACGCCAGCGGCGACCTTGGCGACGAGCGTGGCCGCATCGGTGGCGGGCGACGCGGTGAGCGGATCGGGCGGCACCGGTTCGGGAATCACGACCGCGAAGCTGCGGTCGGGGCGATAGGCGTAGCCGGCGATCGCGCGATCGGCGTCGTGCTTCGCGACGTACGCGCCGACGCGATAGCTCATGTCGCTCGCCATCGCCAGATCGTGCGCGTAGCTGTCGGCCGGGTGCGCGGGCGACAGGTCGGCCAGCACGAGCGTCGGCGGGAAGGCCGGGCTGCCCTGGATGATCAGCCGGCCGCGGCCGGCCGCGAGCGCGGCGACGCGCGCCGGATCGGTCGCGCGCGAATTCCACACGGCTTCGTCGTGCGTGACGAGCGTGTCCATGCCCGTCGTGCGCATCTTGAATTCGATCTGGACCAGGAACTGGCGCACCGCGAAGGTCGTATAGCGCGCCTGGATCGCCTCGCGCGCCATCGTATACAGCATCAGGCCGCTCGCGAGCAGGATCGCGACCGTCACGGCCGCGCCGCCGGCATACAGCAGCGCGCGCTGGCGGCGGCCGACGCGGGTCGGCGCGGCGGACGCGGGCGCGGCGGCGGAGCGGGCGGGATCGGGTGCGGCGCGGTGGTCCATCGGGAGCGGGGCGGTCGGCCAGGGTGCCCCCATGATAATGGAGTCCGATCAGCGCGCAATGGGGGCTGTCAGGTTTGCGGGGTGCCGGCGAACCGGTCGGCGCCGCGGCGCGCCGCCGGGCCAGGCCGGCTATCGTCGCGGCGCCGCTTCGTCGTCGTCGGGCTCCGCGCCCGGCTCGCACGTGACGAGCCGATAGCCGAACCCGTACATCGTCATCATCTTCACGCCGTGCCGCCCGTCGAGTTCGAGCCGATCGCGCAGATACGCGACGTGCGTGTCGAGCCGCCGGCTGGACGCCGCGACGAGCGAGCCCCACACCAGCTGGCTCACATGCGCACGGTCGAGCGCGCGGCCCATGTTCAGGAAGAACGCGGTCGCGATCTGGAAATGCTTCTCGGTCAGCACGTGCTCGCGGCCGGCCACGGTTACGCTGCGCGTGGCCGTATCGAATTCGAACGCGCCGATCCGCCAGTGGCGATGATGGGTCGCACGGTGATGCGACCAGCGCAGCCATGTCGCGATGCTCGCGATCAGCGTGTCCGGCGGCACGGCGTACGGGTGATGCTCGTTCGCCCCGGCGATGAAACACGCGGAGCGTGCGAGTTCCGCGTCGCGCTGGCTGATCGACACGATCGCGACGGTGCCGGCGAACCGCGCGCGCAGCGCCTGGATCGCGTCCGTCGTGCGCCGGCAGGCCGTTTCGCATTGCACGACGAACAGATCGAACGCGCGCGTGTCGCAGGCCGCGAGCAGGTCGGGCAGATA
This is a stretch of genomic DNA from Burkholderia cenocepacia. It encodes these proteins:
- a CDS encoding winged-helix domain-containing protein yields the protein MTDAPSTAIAILTIDHPSRGTFDDRLRRAGYGYDRLRIDDILRRAGYRPSRFEYLPDLLAACDTRAFDLFVVQCETACRRTTDAIQALRARFAGTVAIVSISQRDAELARSACFIAGANEHHPYAVPPDTLIASIATWLRWSHHRATHHRHWRIGAFEFDTATRSVTVAGREHVLTEKHFQIATAFFLNMGRALDRAHVSQLVWGSLVAASSRRLDTHVAYLRDRLELDGRHGVKMMTMYGFGYRLVTCEPGAEPDDDEAAPRR